The Pirellulales bacterium genome includes a window with the following:
- a CDS encoding DUF1559 domain-containing protein gives MPSHAQTPPRRPNVSPRRTTGADSPRGAFTLIELLVVIAIVAILLALLLPAVGAARGAAQRMQCANHLKQLGLALHNYNTATGSFPSGVTYGAYDNPPDFAHGKLGRLAPYQTGFSALLPYVEQNLRSGGTYQANQPWFRQSSAYASHVVPVLECPSNGGKSNPVTTRYLNTFLAKLNSALPEPLSIGDAFATTDYLLSKGINDAWCPAAGAIADWDSLSATSGLAGYAVTERGMFDISFPVESANHGASFACRTNMIHDGLSYTFAMGEGAQGPRWQICTRGVGVLKTPCQPLCWKGTGLPGTCTTANSQSLPAWQFWMMSPNLSDAQTRGLYLASIFGCTLDKLNTNPVTHTVINTNLTALVNCRASEDWDGSGPALGGGAHRTSGFRSDHAGGGHFLFADGTVRFVQDNIDLDTYRALSTIQGNELPLTTAP, from the coding sequence ATGCCGTCGCATGCGCAAACACCCCCCCGTCGCCCGAACGTGAGCCCGCGCCGGACAACCGGCGCAGATTCGCCGCGTGGCGCTTTCACGTTAATCGAGCTGTTGGTGGTCATCGCCATCGTGGCGATCCTGCTGGCCCTGCTGCTGCCCGCCGTGGGTGCAGCCCGGGGCGCGGCACAGCGGATGCAATGCGCCAACCACCTCAAGCAGTTGGGCTTGGCGCTGCACAACTACAACACCGCGACCGGCTCGTTTCCCAGCGGCGTCACCTACGGTGCCTACGACAACCCTCCCGACTTTGCCCACGGCAAGCTGGGCCGGCTGGCGCCCTATCAAACGGGCTTCTCGGCGCTGCTGCCCTACGTGGAGCAAAACTTGCGGTCGGGCGGGACCTATCAGGCCAACCAGCCCTGGTTCCGGCAGTCGTCGGCCTATGCCTCGCACGTCGTACCGGTGCTCGAATGCCCCAGCAATGGGGGCAAATCGAACCCGGTGACGACGCGTTATTTGAATACCTTTCTGGCCAAGCTGAACTCGGCGCTGCCCGAGCCGCTGTCGATCGGCGATGCTTTTGCGACGACCGACTACCTGCTCTCCAAGGGTATCAACGACGCCTGGTGCCCCGCGGCGGGGGCCATCGCCGATTGGGACTCGCTGAGCGCCACCAGCGGGCTGGCCGGATACGCCGTGACCGAACGCGGAATGTTCGACATTTCCTTCCCGGTCGAGTCGGCCAACCACGGGGCGAGCTTTGCCTGCCGGACCAACATGATTCACGACGGGCTGAGCTACACCTTTGCCATGGGCGAAGGTGCGCAAGGGCCCCGCTGGCAAATCTGCACGCGAGGCGTCGGCGTGCTGAAGACGCCGTGCCAGCCGTTGTGCTGGAAAGGCACCGGCCTGCCAGGCACGTGCACCACGGCCAACAGCCAGTCGCTGCCCGCGTGGCAATTCTGGATGATGAGCCCCAATTTGAGCGACGCGCAAACGCGCGGGCTGTACCTGGCGAGCATTTTTGGCTGCACGCTCGACAAGTTGAACACCAATCCGGTGACTCACACGGTGATCAACACCAATCTGACGGCGCTAGTGAATTGCCGCGCCAGTGAAGACTGGGACGGGTCCGGGCCGGCGCTGGGCGGCGGCGCACACCGCACGAGTGGTTTCCGCAGCGATCACGCCGGAGGCGGACACTTCCTGTTTGCCGATGGCACGGTCCGCTTCGTGCAGGACAACATCGACCTCGACACCTACCGGGCGTTATCGACCATTCAGGGTAACGAATTACCGTTGACGACTGCCCCTTGA
- a CDS encoding PDZ domain-containing protein yields MFAGIANRWSNRALRCVFVAGLLSPAAQSLAGDGFAPKGFAPSLQRLSAQVESAQAARYRSRRGQKKNESYSYHYGTPTSPSVTRYVVPQQPHYVVTQPTPYLVPQPHYVPTPVVPATFYEPILGLRGVRLSGYGIQVIDVQPWGAAYRAGVEPGDIIVRINGDQVYGPSCVQRVLAGQDSDFELLVLDVRTGRMAVRWAARQPY; encoded by the coding sequence ATGTTCGCCGGAATCGCAAATCGTTGGTCCAATCGTGCGTTGCGTTGCGTGTTTGTCGCTGGCCTGTTGAGCCCCGCCGCTCAGTCCCTGGCGGGCGACGGCTTTGCGCCGAAGGGTTTTGCGCCTTCGCTGCAGCGGTTGAGCGCGCAGGTCGAAAGCGCCCAGGCAGCCCGATATCGTTCGCGCCGCGGCCAGAAAAAGAATGAGTCGTACAGCTACCATTACGGCACGCCGACCTCGCCGAGCGTGACGCGCTACGTCGTTCCGCAGCAACCGCATTACGTGGTCACGCAACCGACGCCCTACCTGGTTCCGCAGCCGCACTATGTGCCGACCCCGGTCGTGCCGGCGACGTTCTACGAGCCGATCTTGGGCCTGCGTGGCGTCCGGCTCTCGGGCTACGGTATCCAGGTCATCGACGTGCAGCCTTGGGGCGCTGCCTATCGCGCCGGCGTCGAACCGGGCGACATCATCGTCCGCATCAACGGCGACCAGGTTTACGGTCCGTCGTGCGTGCAGCGCGTGCTGGCCGGTCAAGACTCCGACTTCGAACTGCTCGTGCTCGACGTGCGTACCGGCCGCATGGCTGTCCGCTGGGCAGCGCGGCAGCCTTACTAA
- a CDS encoding alpha-2-macroglobulin, whose translation GMMYGNLVPKDAVPMQNLGMFGETVVDELMVRRVGRGAGAMAAAVPMAAPAPEAAALEGAPAGAMALQKSAAADRAVELVQPTVRKEFADTAYWAADLKPDAQGIVNVSLKMPENLTTWRIRAWTMGPGTQVGEASSEVRTRKNLIVRLQAPRFFVERDEVVLSANVHNYLAGEKSVQVALELDGPALAALDESTRTVTIPAGGEARVDWRVKAVAEGEAVVRMKALSDEESDAVEQRFPVKVHGMLKTESVAGALRPDDEQARLTINIPAERRPELSRLELRYSPSLAYAMVDALPYLAEYPYGCTEQTLNRFVPAVITANVLRKLGLDLAAIENKRVNLNAQEIGDPAERARRWKHWERNPVFEEATLNDMVAEGVKRLTEMQLSDGGWGWFSGWGESSGPHTTATVVHGLQVAQGNGLALVPGVLENGVEWLKRYQAEQVQMLTNAATKTEPYKTLADEIDALVYMVLADADVADAAMREFIYRDRQHLSVYSKAMFALALHKQQQREQLEMLVRNIEQFVVEDDENQTAWLRLPEGNAWWNWYGSEYESQAYYLKLLAKVDPQGRRASRVAKYLINNRRHGTWWNSTRDTALCIEALAEFIQASGEGRPEMTVELWVDGRQQRAVEITPANLFQFDNVLVLEGDALTTGQHTIEIRKRGRGPLYYNAYTTNFTLEEFITAAGLEVKVQRKLYRLVPEEATATVAGSRGQVVAQRVEKYRREELTSPGQLTSGDLVEVELVIDSKNDYEYVIFEDLKAAGCEPVELLSGYVGHGLGAYQELRDDRASFFVRFLPRGTHSLTYRLRAEVPGQFSALPARAWAMYAPELKGNSDEAKLSIADREEP comes from the coding sequence TGGGCATGATGTACGGCAACCTGGTGCCCAAGGACGCGGTGCCGATGCAAAACCTGGGCATGTTCGGCGAAACGGTCGTCGATGAGCTCATGGTGCGGCGCGTGGGCCGCGGTGCCGGGGCGATGGCCGCCGCCGTGCCGATGGCGGCGCCAGCGCCCGAGGCCGCGGCTCTCGAAGGCGCGCCGGCCGGCGCCATGGCGCTACAGAAGAGCGCGGCGGCCGATCGCGCGGTCGAGTTGGTGCAACCGACCGTGCGCAAGGAGTTTGCCGACACGGCCTACTGGGCCGCGGATCTGAAGCCCGACGCCCAGGGAATCGTCAACGTTTCGCTGAAGATGCCCGAGAACCTGACGACCTGGCGGATTCGCGCCTGGACGATGGGCCCCGGCACGCAGGTGGGCGAGGCGTCGTCCGAGGTCCGGACGCGCAAGAACCTGATCGTCCGGCTGCAGGCCCCGCGGTTCTTTGTCGAGCGCGACGAAGTCGTCCTCTCGGCCAACGTGCACAACTACCTGGCCGGCGAAAAGTCGGTGCAAGTGGCGCTCGAACTCGACGGGCCGGCGCTGGCGGCGCTCGACGAGTCGACCCGGACGGTCACGATTCCAGCCGGTGGCGAAGCGCGCGTCGATTGGCGCGTAAAGGCCGTGGCCGAAGGCGAGGCCGTCGTGCGCATGAAAGCACTCAGCGATGAGGAGTCGGACGCCGTCGAGCAGCGGTTCCCCGTCAAGGTGCATGGCATGCTCAAGACCGAGTCGGTCGCCGGCGCCCTGCGTCCCGACGACGAGCAGGCCCGGCTGACGATCAACATCCCGGCCGAGCGCCGGCCGGAGCTGTCGCGGCTCGAACTGCGCTATTCGCCGAGCCTGGCCTATGCGATGGTCGACGCGCTGCCGTACCTGGCCGAGTATCCCTACGGCTGCACCGAGCAGACGCTCAACCGGTTCGTGCCGGCCGTGATCACGGCCAACGTCCTGCGAAAGCTGGGGCTCGATCTGGCCGCGATCGAGAACAAACGCGTCAATCTCAACGCGCAGGAAATCGGCGATCCGGCCGAGCGCGCCCGGCGCTGGAAGCACTGGGAGCGCAATCCGGTGTTCGAAGAGGCGACCTTGAACGACATGGTCGCCGAGGGAGTCAAGCGGCTCACCGAGATGCAGTTGTCCGACGGCGGCTGGGGCTGGTTCTCCGGGTGGGGCGAATCGTCCGGACCCCACACCACGGCGACGGTCGTGCATGGCTTGCAAGTGGCCCAGGGCAATGGCCTGGCGCTCGTGCCGGGCGTGCTGGAAAACGGCGTCGAGTGGCTCAAGCGCTATCAGGCCGAACAAGTGCAGATGCTCACGAACGCGGCCACGAAGACCGAACCCTACAAGACGTTGGCCGACGAGATCGACGCCTTGGTCTACATGGTGCTGGCTGATGCCGACGTGGCCGACGCCGCGATGCGCGAGTTTATCTACCGCGATCGCCAGCACCTGTCCGTCTATAGCAAGGCGATGTTCGCGCTGGCCCTGCACAAGCAGCAACAGCGCGAGCAGCTCGAGATGCTGGTGCGCAACATCGAGCAATTCGTGGTCGAGGACGATGAAAACCAGACTGCCTGGCTGCGCCTGCCGGAGGGCAACGCCTGGTGGAACTGGTACGGCAGCGAATACGAATCGCAGGCCTATTACCTGAAGCTCTTGGCCAAGGTCGATCCGCAAGGCCGGCGCGCGTCGCGCGTGGCCAAATACCTGATCAACAATCGCCGCCACGGCACGTGGTGGAACTCGACCCGCGATACGGCCCTGTGCATCGAGGCGCTGGCCGAATTCATCCAGGCCAGCGGCGAGGGCCGGCCCGAGATGACCGTCGAACTCTGGGTCGACGGCCGCCAGCAACGGGCCGTCGAAATCACGCCGGCCAACCTGTTCCAGTTCGACAACGTGCTGGTTCTCGAGGGCGACGCCCTGACGACCGGCCAGCACACGATCGAGATTCGCAAGCGCGGGCGCGGACCGTTGTACTACAACGCCTACACGACCAACTTCACGCTCGAGGAGTTCATCACGGCGGCCGGACTGGAAGTCAAAGTCCAGCGCAAGCTGTACCGCCTGGTGCCCGAGGAAGCGACGGCCACCGTCGCGGGCAGCCGCGGGCAGGTGGTGGCGCAGCGCGTCGAAAAATATCGCCGCGAAGAGCTTACGAGTCCCGGCCAGTTGACCAGCGGCGACCTCGTCGAGGTCGAGCTGGTGATCGACAGCAAGAACGACTACGAGTATGTGATCTTCGAAGACCTCAAGGCGGCGGGCTGCGAGCCGGTCGAGCTGCTCAGCGGCTACGTCGGCCACGGTTTGGGCGCCTACCAGGAACTGCGCGACGATCGAGCCAGTTTCTTCGTCCGCTTCCTGCCGCGCGGAACCCACAGCCTGACCTACCGGTTGCGAGCCGAGGTACCGGGGCAGTTTAGCGCGCTACCGGCCCGTGCCTGGGCGATGTATGCCCCGGAACTGAAGGGAAATTCAGACGAGGCGAAGCTGTCGATCGCCGATCGTGAAGAACCCTAA